The genomic segment CGTTGATCTCCGGCGGCGACTGGGCGGCAATGAAACGGCTGACCTGGTTGAGGGCTTTGTAGCCGATGTCGGCGATGGCCTGACCGAAGATCAGGTCGCCGTTGTACCAGTGAGCGTTGATGGCGCCGCGCCCGACGGTTTGCCAGTTGAAGCGGTTGTCTTCGTAAATTTTGATCGCGTCTTCAGTCACCAGGGTGTGGCCGTCGGCGTCGGTGAGCCGCCAGGAGTAATGAACGGGCGCGAAGGGCGGGATGGGCCGGGCCTGCAAGTCCCAGGTGTATTTGGTTTCGATCCGGGGCGAGGGGGTGATGGGCACTTCGAGGACGTCAGTGTGGTCGGCGTCCCCGATTTGCACCAGCAGGAAGGCGGAAATGATGTTCGACTCGCTGTGGGCGACGAGGGTGAAGATCATCTGCCCGCCGAAGGTGTAGATCACGTCGTTGGAGTCGTCAACGATGCCGACCTGGGCCTGGGCGGGGCGGGCGGCTTGAACGAAGAGGACTGATAAGAGAGACAGGGTGACAAGCAGGCGAGGCATATGTTCACTATTGAAGGAAGGCGATGAGAGGAGCGAGGGTGAGCGGGCTGAGCAGGGTGGTGACGAACACCACGCCGGTGACAAAGACCGGGTCAACATTGTATTCGACGGCGATGATGGTGGTGATGACGGCGGTGGGCATGGAGGCTTCCACCACCGCCGCTTGCCGGGCCGGGCCGGCGAGGCCCACCAGGGCCGCCATCAGCAACCCGACGAGCGGGCCGCAGACCAATTGAAAGATCGAAGCCGTTGTCACCAGGCGCAAATTTTCCGGTCGGCGCACTTCGGCCAGTTGCAGGCCCAGCACCACCAGCATCACCGGCAGGGCGGCCTGGCTCAACAACTTGACGGCGCGAAAGATCGGTAGGGGCAATTCCCAGCCCATCAATCGTAGAAAGATGGCGAGGATAAGACCGTAGATCATCGGCACTTTGAAAACGCCCACCAGCGCCTGGCGCAATGCCGCCCGGCCACTGGAGGCGACCACAATGCCGGCGGTGTAAACCAGCGCGGTGCTCACCACGTAATAAATGGTGGCCCAGGCCAGGGCGGTTTCCCCGAAGGCAAACAGGTTGAGGGGCAGGCCGTAGTTGCCGCCGTTGCCAAACATGTTGACGAGCACCAGCCCGGCCAGAGTGTGACGCTCCAGCCTGAGCAGGCGGCCAAATAAAAATGCGGCCAGCCCCAGCAGGGCCACGGTTCCGGCGGTGAAGAGGGCCATGCGCCCGAATTGCTCGCCGCTCAGGTTGCTTTCGGTAAACGAGGTGAGCACCAGGCACGGGCTGAAGATGTAGAAGATGATGCGCGAGAGGGTTTTGAGATCGATCTTCTGCGCCCGGCCAATGGCAAACCCGGCGCCGGCGGCCAGCAGGATCGGCGCGATCTGGTTCAGCAGGATGGAAAAGAGCAATGTCAATTCAGGCGGGCTTGGCGCGCGCGCGGATCGTCTTCGTCGTCATCGTCGAGGCCCAGCAGGCTAAAGTCGGCAATGCCGTCCATCAGTTCGGTGTTGGCCAGGGCGTCGTCAATGATCTCGGCCAGTTCCTCGTCGTCGGTGTCTTCCAGCAGGTTCTGCAACAACTCGCGGGCGTCATCGCCGCCGATCTCGCCCAGCGCCCAGATGCTGATTTCTTTGACTTCGGGGTCATCGTCGCGAATGAGTTGGCCCAGAGCCGGGATGGCATCGGCCAGCGACAGTTCGCAGGCGGCCCGCGCCGCCTCAAACCGGATTCTGGGAGTGCCACGTTCCAGGTTCTCGATCACGGCCCGGCCCCAGCGTTCGCGATTCAAACTGCGGCCCATAGCAAACAGGGCGCTCACCTGCAGTTGTTCGTCGTCGCTTGTGTAAGCCTGATTAATGGCGGCGGTCACTTCGGGCTGGTCGGCGAAGCCCAGGGACTCCAACGCCCGGCGGCGAATGTCGAGGGTGTCGGTTCCGTCGTAAACGGCCAGGAGCGCCTCTTCAACTTTGTGGGCCAGGGCCGGGCCTATTTCTTCCATCTGGCTCAGGTAGATGTACTGGCCGAGGGCGGTGGCGGCGGCGGCCCGGGCTTCGGAGGCCGGGTCGCGATTGAGAATGACAATAAAGGCGTCAATCAGGTCAACGCCCTCATCTTCCCACAGGTTGCGAATGGCCCCGGCCCGCACTTCGCCATCCGGATCGTCGAGGACGGCCCGGGCGACGGCGCGAATATCCAGATCAAAAGTCTCTTCGGCCAGTTCGCCGAGATCGTTCATGATCGTCAAGCGCCGGGCGGTTGATATTTTGGGCCAGGCTTCGACGAAAGCCGCCACCTGTTTGGCGTTGAGATCAGAGAGGGCGCGCAGGTCTTGTTTTCGCGGTGGAAATTTTTCATCCGCCAGGTCGGCAAGAATCTGGGGGAAGGCTTTGGGGCCGTGTTTGGTGGGCATAGGAACTCAGCGTGGAAAGATGGGATTGAAGATGTCGTTGATGATGAGGAAGACCATGAGCGCCAGCAGGAAAGCCAGGCCCATGACGTGAACAAAGCCCTCGCGCATCGGCTCCACCCGCCGCCCGCGCACGGCTTCGATAAGGACAAACATAATGCGTCCGCCGTCGAGGGCCGGGAGAGGCAGGAGGTTGGTGAGGGCCAGGGCCACGGTGATGGTGCCGATGAATTTGAGAATTGGGAACCAGGCGTTGATTTCAATGGCCGTGTCCACGGCGGCGTCGTTGATGCTCTTGAGGCCGACGACGCTGACAAAACGCACGTCGCTGGCCTTGATCTCCTGGCTGATAATCCGCACCGGCATCATGATCGTTTCGCTGATCTGATAGAAGACTTCCCTGACTCCAAGAACGAAGGCTTGCGGCCACGGATGCTTGACCAGTTGCCAGCCGCTGTCCAGCGCCACGCCCATCGGCCCCTGGCCTTGCGGCCACTCGGTGCGCGGCGTCACTTGTATGTTCATCGTCTGGCCGTCGCGGCGGATAGAGAGCGTGACCGGCACGCCCAGGTTCTGGCCCACCACTTCGCTCAGGCGGTTGTTGTTGGTGGTCACCGCCTCGTCGTTGATGGTCAGGATCGTGTCGCCCGGCCTGAGACCGCCGGCCTCGGCGGGCGTGCCGGAGACGACTTCGGAGATTTTGACGTTGTTATCGTAGATCGGCCAGCCGGTGGCGTAGCCGATGGCGAAGACGATGAAGCCGATGAGGAGGTTGGCCGCCGGCCCGGCGGCCAACACGGTGAAGCGGACTCGTTTAGAAGAGGCGGCCAACCCGTCCGGCACGTTGGGGTCGTCCTCCCCGGCGGGCCGCACAAAGCCGCCGAGCAGTAACCAGTAGAGCGAGTAAATGACATCGTCGGGATCAATATCGGCTGGCGGCTTGCCGAAGAACCAGCGGCGCTTGCCCTGCTTGTCTCGCGCCGTGCCCAGCAGGCGCGGCGGCATGGGCATGCCGATGCCGAATTCCTTGACCTTGACTTTGAGCTTGATGGCGGCGATGAAGTGGCCCAGTTCGTGGAAGAAGATCAGCCCGCCCAGGACGGCCACAAAGATGGCGAAATTGCGGATGGCTTCAAGCATGTTAATTTCCTCTGCGGGAAATTATACCCCGTTGGAGGTTAATGGGGGGTGATAGTTCGGTTGCCGCCCGATTGAAGAAAACAAAAAGCGGGCAGGAGGCCGCCTGCCCGCTTTTGCGTAACATTGAGATTCCGCTGAAGAAGGGTTAGCGCGTGATGATCGGCGCGTTGGCCGAAGCGTGATCAGAAGCCGCGCTGGGGATGGCGTGCTCGCCGCCGGCGTTGACGACAAAGCTACCCGCCGCTCCTCTCAAGCCGCCCGACACTGTGTACGTCGCCTGATTACAGTTCGGGGTTGCTGTGGCGCAATCTGTTCCGCCAGCCGTTGGAGTAAAGGCAACCGCAAACGCCCCAAACGCCTGGCCGCTGGCGTTGAAGGAGGTCGAGATGTAATCGCCAACCATGCGGCCCTGACTGGTGTTGGGGAGCCAGCTCAGGCTCATTGGCCCGGCAATTGCGGTCGGCGCGCTCCAGCTTGAGCTGCCGTTCGCCGACTCAATGAAACCGACGTTGAGTTGACAGGTGGAGGCGCTACAACTTGACTTGGGGTAGTAGTAGTAAGTCAGCCCCAGGTGGGCGCTGGCGCCGGAGGTGGCCTTGTCAACCGCCAGGCCCGGAATGAAGTGATCAACTTTGCTGCTGGTGGCGTCAATTGGAATGCGAGTCACTGCCGACCAGGTGACGCCGTCATTGGAAGTGCTCATCACAATATCGTTCCGGGCACAACCCGCTCGGAAGCGGCAATCCTGCCAGGCGACATACACCTTGCCAGCGCTGTCAATTTCGGCGGACGGCAACGGCCCGGTTCGCAGGCCGCCGGCCACGGTGTGGTCTATGGCCGAAGCGACCGTGACGGTGCTGCTCCAGCTTGTGCCGCCGTTGGTGGAGCGGAAAGCAATGATTTGCGTTTCGTTGGCGTTGGCCGCCGGCACAATCACCGTGCCGTTGGGCTGAACCACCGGCTGGCCGCCGAGGCCGGTGGCATTGTTAGCCGGCTTGAGGCGCGGCCCCCAGTTCAAGCCGCCGTCCGTTGAGGTGCTCATGTAGATTCGGTCACCATCGCTAAATTCATCCCATTCGGTATAGCAATTGCCATAGAAAAGGCTGGTGGCCGTGTTGTCGCAGGCAATCCAGTTCTTGTCCACATCGCCGATGGAGGAGTCTGGGATGAGGATTGGGTTGCCCCAGGTGAGGCCGCCGTCGGTGGAGCGGCTGGTAACAACGCCTACCCCGCTCACCCCGCCGGCCTCGAGCAGAACCAGAGACGAGATCATCCAGACGTTATCCTGGGCGTCGTAGGCGACAGCCGGATCGGTGGCGCGGTCCCAGGGATTGGCCGGGTTGTCGTGCTTGGTGAGGCCGGGCAAATTGCCGCCCGTCCAGGTCGCGCCGCCATTTGTCGAAGTGGCCCAGGCAATATTGGATGAGCCGCCGTCGAAGAAGCGGCCCGTTTGAGTCGCCATGACAATGGTGTTGCCAAAGGAGAACGTGTCGGGTTCAACCTGCGTTTTGTGCTGGCTGGTGGTGTTGGTATATGTGTCGAAACTGATCTGGGTGACAGGCACATTGGCGAAGACGAGCAAGGGCAACGCTAAGACGAGCACGAGCGAAAGGGCCACGATAGCCGCCCGGCGGGTCTGCCGGAGCGCGCGAAAATGCAATTGCATAGCTTCCTCCTGATTGGGGTGAGAATTATGTTGAGACGATGAGTTGCCAGCCTGGGAAACAATTCGATGGTATTCTCCCTGACGCCTCCTTTCTGGCCTAAATAAGTTGGAGTGAATGGTGCTGTAGAATCAAACCGACGAATCGCCAAAAAGGATACGGAGAATCCGATTAAGAGTTGAGGGCCTTTATTTACCCTACACAGGGCAACAAGCTGACACTGGTGTCGAGCAGGCTTTGGCTGGTGTTGCCCGCTCCATCCTCGGCCACAATGTAAAACTCCCACGGGCCGTATTCCGACCCTGGCACGTCCAGGCCTCTGACAGTTGCCCTGTATTTGTCATTACCCAAAGACTCCAACTCAATTGGCGTGAACGATTGAGCCGCGCCAACGCGATACCATAACACCACCTGCGTCACGCCTGACGGATCGGTAATGGTGGCCGTGACCGTGATTGATGTCGGCTTGCAATCTGACTTGGCGAAGACGGCGCTGGAGGCGGCGATGCTGTCGAAGTCTGGACCGACTGTATCGGCTGAAGTTGGAGAGGCCGGCGGGGCGGTGAGGGTCGGGACATCGCCGCCCCGCGTGGGCGGCGGCTGACCCGGAATCACCTCCTCGCCCACACAAGCCGCCAATGTCGAAGCGCAGATCATGATGACAAGAAAACTTTTCGTCATCCGTTCAATCTGATAAATCCGTTGACCCTTCATGCCGACGCGCCCGAGTAAGCTCTCAGGCCGCGCCGCCACACCCAGCGAGCAAGCAGAAGCAGGGCAACGGCCAGCGTCGCCGCGCCGGGCAGCGTTTGTGGCGTGAGGCGGTTGGTGAGCGCCTCGGCTGGCACGGTGACGGCAAAGGCGACCGGGACGAGGAAGGTCAGACCCGTGCGAAGCCAATCGGGATAAATGCCCACCGGCCAGCGCCCGGCGGCGTACACGCCCTGAAACAGATTGACCATCTCGTCAATTCGCAACACCCAAAACGCTATGGTCGTGAGCATGAGCCAGAAGCTATAAATCATCGCCGCGCCGCAGAGCAAGGCCACTGCGAAAGACAGCGCCTGCCCCGGGCCAACTGCAAACTGCAATTCATAAAGCGCCACGCCCATCACAACTGCTCCCATCACCAAATCGGTCGTTTGCCACAAACGGAACTCGCGCACGCTGATGAGAACCTGCGAGTCGGCGGGCTTGGTGAGGGCGAAATCGAGCGTGCCTTCCTGGATGTCGCCCATCAGCCGTTCCATGTTGGGCTGGATCACGGTGCGGATGACGCCGCCGGTGAGGATGTGGACGCCCATCACCATCAACAATTCCGGGCGCGACCAGCCGGCGAGGTCGGCGGTGTGGCTGAAGACCAGCGACAGGCCGACCAGGCCGGTACCCAGGGCGATGAATGATTGAAGCAATTGAATGAAGAAGTTGACGCGATATTGCAGTTCGTTCAACACGCCAACGCGGAAGTGAATCCAGATGAGTTTGAGAGTGTTCATGGTTGCACCGTCGCCAATAACCAATAACGAATAACCAGTTATCAGTTATTCGTTATTGGTTATTAATTTCCAACAGACGAAAACTGCCGAATGCCAAACCGCCACACAATGTTGACCAGCAGTGTGCCAGACAGAATCCAGAAAAATTGCATGCCCAGGCCGGCGAGCAATTGGGTGGGCGTGAGCTGACTGACGAGCGACTCAATGGGAAAACCGAACGTCCACTGAAAAGGCAGGAAGCTCGCCAGCTTTTGCACCCAGCCGGGCATCAACGACATGGGCACCAGCCGCCCGGAAAGCAATAGCTCAATCGCAAAATACAACTCGTAGATGGCGCTCACGCGCGTTGTCCAGAAGGTGAGCATGCCCAGCAGGGAGAGGGCCATGGTCCGAATCAGGTACGCGCCCCAGATGGCAAAGAAGAAGACGGCGATCCCCAAAGGAGTCGGGCTGAAGGTTGGCTTGAAGACCAGCGACAGGAACGCGGCCAGCGGCAACCACAAAATGATGACGGCCACTTTCCAACCTGCGAAGTAAGCGATGTCGTTGTGAAGCGGGTGCAACGGGCGCAGAAGTTCGGCGGCCAGGCGGCCCTGCCGGATGCGCCACTCCCAGCCATAAGGCGTGAAGACGATGTTCATATTGCGCACCAGAGTCCACACGATGTAGTAAGCGGCGAACGCGCCCGGCGTATAGCCGCCCACCGAGCCGCCCTGGGCGTTGGCGACGGTTGACCAAACGACCAGGTAAATCACCGGCTCGGCGACCATCCCGATCATGTAAAAGTAATTCGCCACCCGGTATTGCAATTGAGTCACGACGGCGATCTTCATCGTGGTCAGATAGAAGTCGAGCATCCGTTTCATGAGACGGCCTCTTTCTGCGCCGGCGCTGCCTGAGCAAAGACGCGCTCGATCACGTCGTCAATTGGCGTGTCTTCCACCGTCAGGTCAGACACAGACAAGTCGGCCAGCAAGCGAGCAGTGGCGCGGGACGTTTCGGCTTTGGGCACACGCAGAGTCACGCGCTCGCCGTCGCGGCCCGCCACTTCGCCGTAAGCGCTCAAGTCAACGCTTGGGTCGTCGAGCGTCAGGCCGATGGTTTTGTAGGACGAGAAGCGCTCGACCAGGGTGCTCAGGTCGCCGTCGAACAAAATCTGGCCGTGATGGATGACGATGACGCGCTTGCACAACGCTTCGACATCGGCCATGTAGTGGCTGGTGAGAAGCACGGTTGCGCCGTAGCGCTGGTTATACTCGGCCACGAAGTGGCGCAGGCGGCGTTGCATGGTCACGTCGAGGCCGAGGGTCGGCTCGTCGAGGAAGAGCACTTTGGGGCGGTGCAGAAGCGCGCCCACCAGTTCCGCCTTCATGCGCTCGCCCAGCGACAGATTGCGCACCGGTTTGTGGACGAGTGGCCCAAGTTCGAGCAATTCGATGAACTCGTCGCGGGTCTTCTTGAAGTCGGCCTCGGGGATGTTGTAGATGGCCCGGTTCAGATCGTACGAGTCCAGGGCCGGGATGTCCCACACCAGTTGATTACGATTGCCCATCACCAGCGTAATCTGCTGGAGAAAGTCTCGCTCGCGCTTCTCCGGCAAGTGGCCCAGCACGCTCAACTGGCCGCCGGTCGGATAAAGCAAACCGGACAGCATCTTGAGCGTCGTCGTCTTGCCGGCGCCGTTGGGGCCGAGAAAGCCGACGACCTCGCCGGGGGTGATGTCGAAGGTGATGCGGTCAACCGCTTTCACCTCGCGTGTCTTGCGGCGCACCAGGCTTTGCATGGCCGCCTTCAGCCCGGCCTCGCGCTCCGG from the Chloroflexota bacterium genome contains:
- a CDS encoding AEC family transporter, with translation MLFSILLNQIAPILLAAGAGFAIGRAQKIDLKTLSRIIFYIFSPCLVLTSFTESNLSGEQFGRMALFTAGTVALLGLAAFLFGRLLRLERHTLAGLVLVNMFGNGGNYGLPLNLFAFGETALAWATIYYVVSTALVYTAGIVVASSGRAALRQALVGVFKVPMIYGLILAIFLRLMGWELPLPIFRAVKLLSQAALPVMLVVLGLQLAEVRRPENLRLVTTASIFQLVCGPLVGLLMAALVGLAGPARQAAVVEASMPTAVITTIIAVEYNVDPVFVTGVVFVTTLLSPLTLAPLIAFLQ
- a CDS encoding HEAT repeat domain-containing protein; the protein is MPTKHGPKAFPQILADLADEKFPPRKQDLRALSDLNAKQVAAFVEAWPKISTARRLTIMNDLGELAEETFDLDIRAVARAVLDDPDGEVRAGAIRNLWEDEGVDLIDAFIVILNRDPASEARAAAATALGQYIYLSQMEEIGPALAHKVEEALLAVYDGTDTLDIRRRALESLGFADQPEVTAAINQAYTSDDEQLQVSALFAMGRSLNRERWGRAVIENLERGTPRIRFEAARAACELSLADAIPALGQLIRDDDPEVKEISIWALGEIGGDDARELLQNLLEDTDDEELAEIIDDALANTELMDGIADFSLLGLDDDDEDDPRARQARLN
- a CDS encoding site-2 protease family protein, giving the protein MLEAIRNFAIFVAVLGGLIFFHELGHFIAAIKLKVKVKEFGIGMPMPPRLLGTARDKQGKRRWFFGKPPADIDPDDVIYSLYWLLLGGFVRPAGEDDPNVPDGLAASSKRVRFTVLAAGPAANLLIGFIVFAIGYATGWPIYDNNVKISEVVSGTPAEAGGLRPGDTILTINDEAVTTNNNRLSEVVGQNLGVPVTLSIRRDGQTMNIQVTPRTEWPQGQGPMGVALDSGWQLVKHPWPQAFVLGVREVFYQISETIMMPVRIISQEIKASDVRFVSVVGLKSINDAAVDTAIEINAWFPILKFIGTITVALALTNLLPLPALDGGRIMFVLIEAVRGRRVEPMREGFVHVMGLAFLLALMVFLIINDIFNPIFPR
- a CDS encoding exo-alpha-sialidase; translated protein: MQLHFRALRQTRRAAIVALSLVLVLALPLLVFANVPVTQISFDTYTNTTSQHKTQVEPDTFSFGNTIVMATQTGRFFDGGSSNIAWATSTNGGATWTGGNLPGLTKHDNPANPWDRATDPAVAYDAQDNVWMISSLVLLEAGGVSGVGVVTSRSTDGGLTWGNPILIPDSSIGDVDKNWIACDNTATSLFYGNCYTEWDEFSDGDRIYMSTSTDGGLNWGPRLKPANNATGLGGQPVVQPNGTVIVPAANANETQIIAFRSTNGGTSWSSTVTVASAIDHTVAGGLRTGPLPSAEIDSAGKVYVAWQDCRFRAGCARNDIVMSTSNDGVTWSAVTRIPIDATSSKVDHFIPGLAVDKATSGASAHLGLTYYYYPKSSCSASTCQLNVGFIESANGSSSWSAPTAIAGPMSLSWLPNTSQGRMVGDYISTSFNASGQAFGAFAVAFTPTAGGTDCATATPNCNQATYTVSGGLRGAAGSFVVNAGGEHAIPSAASDHASANAPIITR
- a CDS encoding ABC-2 family transporter protein — its product is MNTLKLIWIHFRVGVLNELQYRVNFFIQLLQSFIALGTGLVGLSLVFSHTADLAGWSRPELLMVMGVHILTGGVIRTVIQPNMERLMGDIQEGTLDFALTKPADSQVLISVREFRLWQTTDLVMGAVVMGVALYELQFAVGPGQALSFAVALLCGAAMIYSFWLMLTTIAFWVLRIDEMVNLFQGVYAAGRWPVGIYPDWLRTGLTFLVPVAFAVTVPAEALTNRLTPQTLPGAATLAVALLLLARWVWRRGLRAYSGASA
- a CDS encoding ABC-2 family transporter protein; protein product: MKRMLDFYLTTMKIAVVTQLQYRVANYFYMIGMVAEPVIYLVVWSTVANAQGGSVGGYTPGAFAAYYIVWTLVRNMNIVFTPYGWEWRIRQGRLAAELLRPLHPLHNDIAYFAGWKVAVIILWLPLAAFLSLVFKPTFSPTPLGIAVFFFAIWGAYLIRTMALSLLGMLTFWTTRVSAIYELYFAIELLLSGRLVPMSLMPGWVQKLASFLPFQWTFGFPIESLVSQLTPTQLLAGLGMQFFWILSGTLLVNIVWRFGIRQFSSVGN
- a CDS encoding ATP-binding cassette domain-containing protein, producing the protein MPYGQRVALAEYAPTADAKVINQEVTLSTNNSVIHVSNLSKSYFVPEREAGLKAAMQSLVRRKTREVKAVDRITFDITPGEVVGFLGPNGAGKTTTLKMLSGLLYPTGGQLSVLGHLPEKRERDFLQQITLVMGNRNQLVWDIPALDSYDLNRAIYNIPEADFKKTRDEFIELLELGPLVHKPVRNLSLGERMKAELVGALLHRPKVLFLDEPTLGLDVTMQRRLRHFVAEYNQRYGATVLLTSHYMADVEALCKRVIVIHHGQILFDGDLSTLVERFSSYKTIGLTLDDPSVDLSAYGEVAGRDGERVTLRVPKAETSRATARLLADLSVSDLTVEDTPIDDVIERVFAQAAPAQKEAVS